CCTGCGGGCAAGCTAACTTTGGCAAATCCTTTGAGTTCCTTGCTGGGCCGCTCCAAGCTGGCGGCGACATCACGCAGGTAGAGCTGCACCACCGTTTGCCCAGAGCGCTCTCCGGTGTTGCGAACCGTCACGCTGACGCTGACAGACTCACCCGGCTCAAGCTGCTCGGCGCTTAGGGCCGCGTCCGAGAGTTCAAAGGTCGTGTAGCTCAGCCCGGAGCCAAAGGCAAACAGCGGCGTCGTGCCCGCTTTGTCGGCGTGGCGGTAGCCGATAAACAGCCCTTCCTGGTAGTCCACGTGGCCGTTTTCGCCAGGATACTGCAAGTCCGGCGTTTCAGGATGGGTCGGGTCGTCGCTGAGGCGGGCCACAAACGTTTGCGGCAATCGCCCGCCCGGATCGGCTATTCCCAGCAGCACGTCGGCGAAGGCGTGCCCGGCTTCCTGACCGGGAAACCAGCCTTGCAGCAGGGCGGGCACGGCGTCCAGCCAGGGCATCAAAACGGGCCCGCCGGTTTGCAGCAGCACCACCGTGCGCGGGTTAGCGGCCAGCACGGCGCTGATGAGTTCGTTTTGCTGACCCGGCAAGTCCAGCCCCCAGCGGTCTACGCCCTCGGTTTCCCACTCGCCAGTGGTGCCGACACACACCACCGCGTACTCGGCCTCGCCCGCAATCCGGACGGCCTTGGCAAAAGCTGTTTCCGGCAGTGGGGCGCGGAACCCCAGCCGCACGGCGCTAAAAGAAGCGACGCTGTTCTCGGCTGCTTTGGGGCTAAATTCGATGACCGCACGGTGCTCGCCCGCGCTCAGAAAACGGCTGGCCCGCACCTCGTCGCTGCCCATCGTGAAATAGGTGTCGCCCGCTTGCCAGTTCGTCCAGTTGTCGATGACTTCCTCGCCGTTCACACTCAGTCGGCTCAGGCCCGCGCTGTAAAGACTCAGATCGTAGTCACCCGCATCTGGGGCGTTCAGGGTCAGGTTCAGGCGAACGTGCAGCGAGTCGGCGCTGACGCCTTCAGGCAAAGCAAACCACATCACTTCGCTGCCCCGTCTTTGCTCGGTGGCAATGACCTGACCGTCCGCGCTGAGATACTCAAGCTCAATCGCCGCGTCCAGCGCGGGCAAAAAGCGGGCATTGTCGCAGCCTACGGCGTAAGTCACCTTGTTCTGGCCCAGCGCCGCCCTCAAGCCTTCCAGCGGTGAGACTTCGCGGTGGGCTTGCATCTGGGCGCTGCCGCCGCCCATCACCTGCGCCTGCGCGGCATTCGGGCCGATCACGGCGACAGTCGCGCCCGCTGGCAGCGGCAAGAGACCATCCGTATTTTTGAGCAAAACGGTGCCCTCTGCTCCGGCGCGGCGAATCAGGGCGCGGGTGTCCGGGCGCTCCTCGCCTTTCTCAGCGGCTTCGCTCACGTCGCGGGGGTGGGCGAAAGTTCCAGTGCGCTCAATGAGGCGCAAGACTTCGCCCGCTGCCCTGTGCACCGCTTGACGGGTGATGGGGTCATTTTGGGCTTCTTCTAGCAAATGGGTGCGGGCGCGGCTCGGCCCCGGCATTTCCAGATCGAGGCCCGCCCGCAGCGATTCGCCGGAGCTGTAAGTGCCGCCCCAATCCGACATGATCAGGCCGTCAAATCCCCACTCGTTACGCAAAATCTCACTCAGCAGGCGCGGAGACTCGCTGACATAGGTGCCGTTCACTTTGTTGTAACTGCTCATGATCGCCCACGGCTGGGCGTCTTTAACCACCATCTCAAAGGGCCGCAGGTACAACTCCCGCAGAGCGCGTTCGGGAATGTCGGAGCTGATGGAGTTGCGCTGATATTCCGATTCGTTGCCGACAAAGTGCTTGACGGTGGCCGACACGCCGCCGGATTGCAGCCCCTGCACGTAAGCGGTGGCGAGTTTGCCGGTCAGGAAGGGGTCTTCGGCGTAGCTCTCGAAGTTGCGGCCATTGAGGGTGGATCGGAATAAATTGATGGTCGGAGCCAGCAGCACGCCCGCACCTTTGTCGTGGGCTTCGCGGGCCAGCGAGACGCCCACCTCGCGCAGCAACTCCACGTTCCAGGTGCTGCCGAGCGAAATACCCACTGGAAACGCCGCCGTCGGCGTGCCGCCCACCAAAGCTCCGCCGCCGCGCACCCCAGCCGGACCGTCGCTGACTTTGAGGGCGGGAATGCTCAAGCGGGCAATGCCCACCGTGCGCCAAGCGTCGGCTC
The DNA window shown above is from Deinococcus detaillensis and carries:
- a CDS encoding glycoside hydrolase family 3 C-terminal domain-containing protein, whose amino-acid sequence is MTTPDLGTLLDQLTLDEQISLLAGADAWRTVGIARLSIPALKVSDGPAGVRGGGALVGGTPTAAFPVGISLGSTWNVELLREVGVSLAREAHDKGAGVLLAPTINLFRSTLNGRNFESYAEDPFLTGKLATAYVQGLQSGGVSATVKHFVGNESEYQRNSISSDIPERALRELYLRPFEMVVKDAQPWAIMSSYNKVNGTYVSESPRLLSEILRNEWGFDGLIMSDWGGTYSSGESLRAGLDLEMPGPSRARTHLLEEAQNDPITRQAVHRAAGEVLRLIERTGTFAHPRDVSEAAEKGEERPDTRALIRRAGAEGTVLLKNTDGLLPLPAGATVAVIGPNAAQAQVMGGGSAQMQAHREVSPLEGLRAALGQNKVTYAVGCDNARFLPALDAAIELEYLSADGQVIATEQRRGSEVMWFALPEGVSADSLHVRLNLTLNAPDAGDYDLSLYSAGLSRLSVNGEEVIDNWTNWQAGDTYFTMGSDEVRASRFLSAGEHRAVIEFSPKAAENSVASFSAVRLGFRAPLPETAFAKAVRIAGEAEYAVVCVGTTGEWETEGVDRWGLDLPGQQNELISAVLAANPRTVVLLQTGGPVLMPWLDAVPALLQGWFPGQEAGHAFADVLLGIADPGGRLPQTFVARLSDDPTHPETPDLQYPGENGHVDYQEGLFIGYRHADKAGTTPLFAFGSGLSYTTFELSDAALSAEQLEPGESVSVSVTVRNTGERSGQTVVQLYLRDVAASLERPSKELKGFAKVSLPAGESQTVTLKLDMRSLAYFDDTQNAWVAEAGDFEILLGQSSAELPIKLKLKLSKDWSAQP